The following are from one region of the Nicotiana tomentosiformis chromosome 7, ASM39032v3, whole genome shotgun sequence genome:
- the LOC138896189 gene encoding S-protein homolog 2-like has translation MINFNTKTLFLSLIFLLNLILAKSFGISSRYDVYITSNLPNNTQPLTVHCQSGDDDLGYKVLHPNEEFSFSFRRKVLIGSTLYFCHFWWENKDKSFEVFNNHIAEKDCGNVNGDLNECYWRVQADGFYFGAHRYPPPPYWKKESW, from the coding sequence ATGATTAATTTCAATACCAAAACCCTTTTTCTGTCACTAATCTTTCTACTAAACCTCATTCTTGCAAAAAGCTTTGGGATTAGCTCAAGATATGATGTTTACATCACAAGTAACCTACCCAATAATACTCAACCTTTGACTGTTCATTGTCAATCTGGTGATGATGATTTAGGATATAAAGTCCTTCATCCAAATGAGGAGTTTTCTTTTAGCTTTCGTAGAAAGGTCCTTATTGGGAGTACactttatttttgtcatttttggtggGAAAACAAAGACAAATCATTTGAAGTTTTCAATAATCATATAGCTGAAAAAGATTGTGGCAATGTAAATGGAGACTTAAATGAATGTTATTGGCGAGTTCAGGCAGATGGCTTCTACTTTGGCGCTCATCGTTATCCTCCACCTCCTTATTGGAAGAAAGAGTCGTGGTAA